In the Flavisolibacter tropicus genome, one interval contains:
- a CDS encoding MlaD family protein — protein MKISNEAKVGLLAIAAILVLVLGFNFLKGRNLFNREPTYYAVFKNIGSLEKSNQVKINGLPIGTVYNFIPSDKEVNSIIVAFRLNRDVVIPSNSVAFIDGAIVGSSFINIEKGTSNSYLNEGDTISTRLEAGLMADLKTQLSPTITRVNETLDSFKLILGSMSAIFDPATNSNIQTLIARLAISSAHLEQLLNAQTGALAQTLSNMNAVSANLAKNNDAINSTIRNVEVTTANLANARIQETVAALEGTITELKGTAAGLRTSIEHINNPNGTLGALVNDRKLYDQMNKVALGLEILLDDVRLHPKRYVNISVFGSKSSPQPLTSPAIKDTIPVGGQ, from the coding sequence ATGAAGATTTCAAATGAAGCTAAGGTGGGCCTCCTTGCGATTGCAGCGATACTAGTATTGGTATTAGGGTTTAATTTTTTGAAAGGAAGAAACCTGTTTAACCGCGAGCCTACCTATTACGCGGTATTTAAGAATATTGGCTCCTTAGAAAAGTCAAATCAGGTAAAAATCAATGGATTACCTATAGGAACAGTTTACAATTTTATTCCATCAGACAAAGAAGTCAATTCGATTATCGTTGCTTTTCGATTAAACCGTGACGTGGTTATTCCTAGTAATTCTGTGGCATTTATTGATGGGGCCATTGTAGGCTCTTCATTTATTAATATTGAGAAAGGCACATCTAATAGCTATTTAAATGAAGGCGATACTATATCTACCCGCCTAGAAGCAGGTCTGATGGCAGATTTAAAAACCCAGCTCTCTCCTACCATTACCCGGGTAAATGAGACATTGGATTCATTCAAGCTTATTCTGGGAAGTATGTCTGCGATATTTGATCCCGCCACCAACAGTAATATTCAAACATTAATTGCTCGGCTTGCGATCTCTTCAGCACACCTGGAACAATTACTGAATGCACAAACCGGCGCGCTGGCACAGACACTCAGCAACATGAATGCGGTATCTGCAAATCTGGCAAAAAATAATGATGCTATTAATTCCACTATACGTAATGTAGAAGTAACAACGGCCAATTTGGCTAACGCTCGTATACAGGAGACCGTAGCAGCACTAGAAGGCACTATCACCGAATTAAAAGGCACAGCAGCAGGACTACGCACCAGTATTGAACATATTAATAATCCAAACGGCACCTTGGGTGCATTGGTTAATGACCGAAAGCTTTATGACCAAATGAACAAGGTAGCTCTAGGTTTAGAAATTTTACTAGATGATGTGCGTTTGCACCCGAAACGCTACGTTAATATTTCCGTTTTTGGAAGCAAGTCAAGCCCCCAGCCATTAACTTCGCCAGCGATTAAGGATACGATTCCTGTAGGCGGCCAATGA
- a CDS encoding N-acetylmuramoyl-L-alanine amidase family protein: MLKKTLLTLSFFSLLTVLVSFTFEKRQKAIRTIIIDAGHGGNDVGARGAYSNEKDICLAVESKLAELIRKEYPEIKLIRTRPTDDYVQLHTRADIANKNHGDLFISIHVNSAPAVQHKEFIGNKTVVTYVGKGKKKKKVTKQVPQYRYYTTPNPAKGTETYIWGAHKNEDKEVAMKENAPMLTEDNYKQNYGDIDPNSPEFVALSLLKTKQFFKRSATLAGMVEEQFTLAGRTSRGQKQRQVGIWVLQATAMPSILVETGYISDRTEEQYLNSQEGQDEIARCVTNALKSYITWLEKQQVSSDGQTQAPAVSSKETYSFLKAVEQEEQKRKALAK; encoded by the coding sequence ATGCTTAAGAAAACATTGCTTACCCTATCTTTTTTTAGTCTTCTCACTGTGCTAGTTTCTTTTACATTTGAGAAAAGACAAAAAGCCATCCGCACTATTATTATAGATGCTGGTCATGGTGGTAATGATGTAGGTGCCAGAGGTGCCTATTCGAATGAAAAAGACATATGCCTGGCAGTGGAAAGCAAACTAGCTGAACTGATCCGCAAAGAATACCCTGAAATTAAATTGATCCGCACTCGCCCTACTGACGATTATGTACAGTTACATACAAGGGCTGATATAGCCAATAAAAACCACGGAGACCTGTTTATCTCTATTCACGTTAACTCTGCCCCTGCTGTACAACATAAAGAGTTTATTGGTAATAAAACAGTGGTTACCTATGTGGGTAAAGGAAAGAAAAAGAAGAAGGTAACCAAACAGGTACCACAATACCGCTATTATACCACACCTAATCCAGCTAAAGGCACTGAGACCTATATATGGGGAGCGCATAAAAATGAGGATAAAGAAGTGGCGATGAAAGAAAATGCGCCGATGTTAACGGAAGATAATTACAAGCAAAACTATGGTGACATTGACCCCAACTCTCCAGAGTTCGTTGCGCTTTCTCTTTTAAAAACCAAACAATTCTTTAAACGCAGTGCTACCCTGGCAGGCATGGTAGAAGAACAATTTACACTAGCTGGCAGAACCAGCCGTGGCCAGAAACAGCGACAGGTAGGCATCTGGGTACTTCAGGCTACTGCTATGCCTAGCATATTAGTAGAAACAGGGTATATCTCTGATCGTACTGAAGAACAATATTTAAATAGTCAGGAAGGTCAGGATGAGATAGCCCGCTGCGTAACCAATGCATTAAAGAGTTATATTACCTGGTTGGAAAAACAGCAAGTATCTTCTGACGGCCAAACACAGGCTCCAGCAGTCTCCTCAAAAGAAACATATAGTTTTTTAAAAGCGGTAGAGCAAGAAGAGCAAAAACGTAAAGCCCTAGCTAAATAA
- a CDS encoding N-acetylmuramoyl-L-alanine amidase family protein, with translation MLKKTSFTLSFLFLFVLSSSLYAQNQSPALKKIIIDAGHGGKDQGAEGLVTTEAQICLAISKKLGDQIGIVFPDIKTLFTRTTDIIPGNKSNKDEGLRYRADFANQSSADLFISIHCNSAGRAPGGWNERRIVDYDEKVSYVGKGKKKKKVVRKIPIYESFYIPNTTKGTETYIWTAKENSHKEQMVSIPEPSSEEDSSIVVPDDDPTIKALRLLYTRKYFAKSYQFADFVQQEFIKSGRINRGVKQRNEKGIWVLHATGMPSVLIEVGFISNKEEEAYLISNDGQNEIVGNIIEAIRNYMQFIQKQKTDKNTTATTQILNSKFDNIQSDDKKVNGY, from the coding sequence ATGCTAAAGAAAACATCGTTTACCCTATCTTTTCTCTTCCTATTTGTATTATCCTCTTCGCTATATGCGCAAAACCAATCTCCAGCTTTAAAGAAAATCATTATAGACGCAGGGCACGGTGGAAAAGATCAAGGTGCAGAGGGGTTAGTTACAACTGAAGCACAAATCTGTTTAGCTATCAGTAAAAAATTAGGTGATCAGATTGGTATAGTGTTTCCCGACATTAAAACACTTTTTACAAGAACAACAGACATCATTCCTGGAAATAAGTCTAATAAAGATGAAGGGCTTCGATACAGAGCCGATTTTGCCAACCAATCGAGCGCCGACCTTTTTATCAGTATACATTGTAACTCAGCCGGAAGAGCACCGGGTGGTTGGAATGAAAGAAGAATTGTAGACTATGATGAAAAGGTGTCATATGTTGGAAAAGGTAAAAAGAAGAAAAAAGTAGTTCGGAAGATCCCAATCTACGAAAGCTTCTATATACCAAACACAACAAAAGGAACCGAAACGTATATATGGACAGCCAAAGAGAACTCCCACAAAGAACAAATGGTTTCCATTCCTGAACCTTCTTCTGAAGAGGATAGCTCTATCGTAGTTCCAGATGATGACCCCACAATCAAGGCCTTACGACTTCTTTATACCAGAAAGTATTTTGCCAAAAGTTATCAATTCGCAGACTTTGTACAACAGGAATTTATAAAATCGGGCAGAATCAACAGAGGCGTAAAGCAAAGAAATGAAAAAGGAATTTGGGTACTTCATGCTACAGGTATGCCTAGTGTATTAATTGAAGTAGGGTTTATTTCTAATAAAGAAGAAGAAGCTTATTTAATAAGTAATGATGGCCAAAATGAAATTGTAGGAAATATTATTGAAGCGATCAGAAACTATATGCAGTTTATTCAAAAACAAAAAACAGATAAAAACACAACCGCCACAACTCAAATTTTGAATAGTAAATTTGACAATATACAGTCGGATGACAAGAAGGTGAATGGTTACTAG
- a CDS encoding putative LPS assembly protein LptD yields the protein MLILALFFALTHQSKALGIYKKLIYTSLTSDTTKPISRLLKDTTKLPSRKDTIPGKRDSIPAKRDTSLKKGIDTTLNRIDSLNQVTTDTFSLRLSKDTLDAPVNYEAEDSAVILAQEKKVILYGKTKTTYKDVTLTAPKVELNQATGEVTAFNDKDSLGQVLTRAKFAQGDNQFESDTISFNFKTQKGLTRNTFTKQDEMFVHGETIKKVNANTLFIKRGDFTTCNLDEPHFAFRTNKMKVVNNKVAITGPVHPEFEGVPVPIYLPFGFYPLSRGRHSGFLPPQFVTNEEFGLGLEGLGYYKVLNDYYDVTLRGNIYSYGGWSASLIPTYRVRYRFSGAMNLSLQSTKFNFKGDPDYSKFNTFMINWSHSVDSKARPGTSFSANVNAGSTRYNELLPNNALRNFQNQLSSSIAYSKSWAGKPYNLTLSANHNQNNATRLVNLILPDAGFTVNTLYPFQRKEAVGAPKWYEKLGIGYNGTARNQVSFYDTALSGKQLLDTLLAGASHRIPINLSLPSLGPLLVAPFVSYEEQWMMRQGTLKFDPVEQDIDTAFTKGFYTDRRMSFGVSLNTNIYGTYNFKNSKVKAIRHVIRPTFSFNYSPSFSGRYFDSLPYTDSSGIKHRIDYSKLAVGGNIYSGYSNVEFGGISFGFDNSLEMKLRPKKGSSDSTDRKVRLIDGFGFSSNYNFLADSLKLGDFNLYLRSTLFDKVNLTATANLTPYKTDSVGQRLNQYYFGDGHFQPGRFTAGSISLSTSFKSKPRDPDKAQETVNTGRPINDPMLLGDQQRLQEYMRRNPSEFVDFNIPWDISIDFAANFASVPLPNYTGFRTQFNATTSLRSSFSLTPKWNFTTNGYFNFQSMKVEAVSMSINRDMHCWQMSIGIQKGLYSSFSISINPKSSLLQDLRINRTRTFSNF from the coding sequence ATGCTCATTTTAGCATTGTTTTTTGCATTAACGCACCAGAGCAAGGCTTTAGGTATATATAAAAAACTAATTTACACGTCTTTAACATCCGATACGACGAAACCCATATCCAGGCTGTTGAAAGATACCACCAAGCTGCCTTCCAGGAAAGATACAATCCCCGGTAAAAGAGATTCTATTCCAGCGAAAAGAGACACTTCACTAAAAAAAGGCATTGATACTACCTTAAATAGAATTGACAGTCTGAATCAAGTAACTACCGACACTTTTTCTTTGCGTCTATCAAAAGATACCTTGGACGCCCCGGTAAATTATGAGGCAGAAGATAGCGCTGTTATCCTGGCCCAGGAAAAAAAAGTGATCTTATATGGTAAAACTAAGACTACCTATAAAGATGTTACACTTACCGCTCCTAAAGTGGAACTAAACCAAGCCACAGGCGAAGTCACGGCTTTTAATGATAAGGATAGCCTGGGGCAAGTATTAACCAGGGCAAAGTTTGCACAAGGTGACAATCAGTTTGAAAGCGACACCATCAGTTTTAACTTCAAAACCCAGAAAGGTTTAACCCGCAACACGTTTACCAAGCAAGATGAAATGTTTGTGCATGGTGAAACCATAAAAAAGGTGAATGCCAATACCTTATTTATAAAACGTGGCGACTTTACAACCTGTAACCTGGATGAACCCCACTTTGCTTTTAGAACCAATAAAATGAAGGTGGTTAATAATAAGGTGGCTATTACGGGGCCTGTACATCCGGAATTTGAAGGGGTACCTGTCCCTATTTACCTGCCTTTTGGTTTTTACCCGCTGTCTCGCGGCCGCCACTCTGGCTTCTTGCCGCCACAATTTGTAACCAATGAGGAATTCGGTTTAGGATTGGAAGGGTTGGGATACTATAAAGTATTGAATGATTATTATGATGTAACACTGAGGGGGAATATCTATTCGTACGGTGGCTGGAGCGCCAGTTTGATACCTACCTACCGCGTTCGGTACCGGTTTAGTGGTGCTATGAACCTTTCGTTACAAAGTACAAAGTTCAATTTTAAAGGAGACCCTGACTATAGTAAGTTCAATACGTTCATGATTAACTGGAGCCACTCCGTAGATAGCAAGGCGCGCCCGGGTACATCATTTTCAGCCAACGTGAATGCCGGTTCTACCCGGTATAACGAATTGTTGCCCAATAATGCGCTACGCAACTTCCAAAACCAGCTAAGTTCTTCAATTGCCTATTCCAAATCCTGGGCTGGTAAACCTTATAATCTAACCTTGAGTGCCAACCACAACCAAAATAATGCAACTCGTTTAGTAAACCTTATTCTGCCAGATGCTGGTTTTACCGTAAATACACTCTATCCTTTTCAACGGAAAGAAGCAGTAGGAGCACCAAAGTGGTATGAGAAATTAGGTATCGGCTATAATGGTACAGCCCGTAACCAGGTTTCATTTTATGATACGGCCCTTAGCGGTAAGCAGCTGTTAGACACGTTACTTGCAGGAGCCAGCCATCGTATTCCTATTAATCTTTCATTGCCTTCATTGGGCCCACTATTGGTGGCGCCATTTGTGTCTTACGAAGAACAGTGGATGATGCGTCAAGGAACATTAAAATTTGATCCCGTAGAGCAAGATATAGATACCGCTTTTACCAAGGGCTTTTACACAGATCGCCGCATGTCTTTTGGCGTAAGCTTGAATACTAATATTTATGGTACGTATAATTTCAAGAACTCAAAAGTCAAGGCCATTCGACATGTTATACGTCCTACATTTAGTTTTAATTATTCACCTAGCTTTTCAGGGAGATATTTTGACTCACTACCATATACAGATAGCTCGGGGATAAAACATAGAATTGATTATTCAAAATTGGCAGTGGGGGGGAATATTTATAGTGGTTACAGCAATGTAGAGTTTGGCGGTATATCATTTGGTTTTGATAATAGCTTGGAGATGAAGTTGCGACCCAAGAAAGGGAGTAGCGATAGTACGGATCGGAAAGTGCGTTTAATCGATGGTTTCGGTTTTAGTAGTAATTATAACTTCCTCGCGGACTCTCTCAAACTGGGAGATTTCAATCTTTATCTGCGAAGTACATTATTTGACAAAGTGAATTTGACAGCAACGGCCAATCTTACACCTTATAAAACGGATAGTGTTGGTCAACGCTTGAACCAGTATTACTTTGGGGATGGCCATTTTCAGCCAGGTCGTTTTACTGCCGGTAGTATTTCATTGTCTACTTCCTTCAAAAGTAAACCAAGAGATCCCGATAAGGCCCAGGAAACGGTTAATACAGGGCGACCAATCAACGATCCGATGCTACTGGGTGATCAGCAACGTTTGCAGGAGTATATGCGCCGCAATCCTTCAGAGTTTGTTGATTTTAATATTCCTTGGGATATTAGCATTGACTTCGCTGCAAACTTTGCCTCTGTTCCATTACCTAATTACACTGGTTTTAGAACCCAGTTTAACGCCACCACTTCACTTCGCAGCAGCTTTAGCTTAACGCCCAAGTGGAACTTTACAACCAATGGCTATTTCAACTTCCAGTCCATGAAGGTAGAAGCTGTTAGTATGTCTATTAACAGGGATATGCACTGCTGGCAAATGTCAATTGGTATTCAAAAGGGCCTGTATAGCTCTTTCAGTATTTCAATTAATCCTAAATCATCATTATTACAGGATCTGCGCATTAACAGAACGCGTACGTTCAGTAATTTCTAA
- a CDS encoding lysophospholipid acyltransferase family protein — protein MVKNILGRLFALWAIIMFVPSLIITVLFIAPTINWPEPRRSKYLQPVYQRWMTFFFFMTGVRRVFKGKEHFTKKEAFVIVCNHRSLMDPPLSSPGIPEPTKTIAKIEMMKIPVFNVLYKSGAVLVNRKSEASRKQSYLKMREVLDKGIHMCIYPEGTRNKTKEPLRQFHDGAFKLAVETQKRIMPAVIFNTEKVLPPSKSFYFWPSKVEMHFLPPISTANKSVQELKAEVYETMKNYYTQHNRD, from the coding sequence ATGGTGAAAAATATTCTGGGACGCCTATTTGCTTTATGGGCTATTATCATGTTTGTGCCTTCATTGATTATTACCGTGCTGTTTATTGCCCCTACAATAAACTGGCCGGAACCCAGGCGTTCAAAATACCTTCAACCTGTATACCAACGCTGGATGACGTTTTTCTTCTTTATGACTGGGGTTAGAAGAGTTTTTAAAGGAAAAGAACATTTTACTAAAAAAGAGGCTTTTGTCATTGTGTGTAATCACCGCTCTTTGATGGATCCACCGCTTTCCAGCCCAGGAATTCCCGAGCCCACCAAAACGATTGCCAAGATAGAGATGATGAAGATCCCGGTATTTAATGTGCTTTATAAAAGTGGAGCGGTTCTGGTAAACCGGAAAAGTGAAGCCAGTCGCAAGCAAAGCTATTTAAAGATGAGAGAGGTCTTAGACAAGGGAATACATATGTGTATCTATCCAGAGGGCACTCGCAACAAAACCAAAGAGCCTTTACGTCAATTTCATGACGGCGCTTTCAAGCTGGCTGTAGAAACCCAAAAGCGCATTATGCCGGCTGTTATTTTCAATACAGAAAAAGTACTACCCCCTAGCAAGTCCTTTTACTTTTGGCCTAGCAAAGTAGAAATGCATTTTCTACCGCCCATTTCAACCGCCAATAAAAGCGTGCAGGAATTGAAAGCAGAAGTATATGAAACAATGAAGAATTATTATACACAGCATAATCGTGACTAG
- the ung gene encoding uracil-DNA glycosylase, protein MAVKIEESWKEELKDEFKKPYFKQIVEHIKTEKEQGKTIYPPGSLIFHAFDATPIDHVKVVILGQDPYHGPKQAHGLSFSVQNGVPPPPSLVNIFKELHEDVGMPIPSHGNLEKWAQQGVLLLNASLTVRAGEPMSHSKIGWHHFTDSVIRKVSEDKKHVVFMLWGKFAQEKRTLIDEKKHLILKAAHPSPLSAHNGFFGCHHFSKANAWLMKHGIDPIDWAL, encoded by the coding sequence ATGGCGGTTAAGATAGAAGAATCATGGAAAGAGGAACTTAAGGACGAGTTTAAAAAACCCTATTTCAAACAGATAGTAGAACACATAAAAACCGAAAAAGAACAAGGCAAAACCATCTATCCACCGGGCTCTTTAATATTTCATGCCTTCGATGCTACACCTATTGATCATGTAAAAGTGGTCATCCTTGGGCAAGACCCTTATCATGGTCCAAAGCAGGCACATGGCTTAAGCTTTAGTGTTCAAAATGGGGTTCCTCCTCCACCATCACTGGTCAATATTTTTAAAGAACTTCACGAAGATGTAGGAATGCCCATCCCTTCGCATGGCAACCTGGAAAAATGGGCGCAGCAAGGTGTGCTGCTCTTAAATGCTTCATTGACTGTGCGGGCCGGAGAACCTATGAGTCATTCCAAAATTGGTTGGCACCATTTCACTGATAGCGTTATCAGAAAGGTTTCTGAAGATAAAAAACATGTGGTGTTTATGCTCTGGGGGAAATTTGCGCAAGAGAAAAGAACCCTGATCGATGAAAAGAAGCATTTAATTCTAAAAGCGGCGCACCCCTCTCCACTCTCTGCCCATAATGGCTTTTTTGGTTGCCACCATTTTTCAAAGGCCAATGCCTGGTTAATGAAACATGGTATCGATCCAATAGACTGGGCGTTGTAA
- a CDS encoding DUF92 domain-containing protein, producing the protein MLHTYILFIIVVVLAVLTSILTRKLTVAGGIAGGVLATFIYLGIGVFGILMLGLFFLLGTLATAWQSNTKNKLGIAEKHSGQRTIEQVLANGGVAGLLGLLAICYPENLPLWAIMTAGSLASATADTLSSELGSVYGKRFYNCITFKRDHRGLDGVISLEGVLIGVVGSAFIAVVYCTGYGWSVAALLMVVAAGTIGNLTDSVLGATLERKGLLQNNMVNFLNTLAGALVALALYTIYINSI; encoded by the coding sequence GTGCTTCATACCTATATCCTTTTTATTATAGTGGTAGTGCTGGCAGTGCTAACTAGCATATTAACCCGAAAGCTTACTGTGGCTGGAGGTATTGCCGGAGGTGTATTGGCGACATTCATCTACCTGGGTATAGGTGTATTTGGTATTTTGATGCTAGGGTTGTTTTTCCTGTTAGGCACCTTAGCTACAGCCTGGCAATCCAATACAAAAAACAAACTAGGTATAGCGGAAAAACACAGCGGTCAGCGTACCATAGAACAAGTATTGGCCAATGGTGGCGTAGCGGGCCTGTTAGGCTTATTGGCTATTTGCTATCCAGAGAATCTTCCGTTATGGGCAATAATGACTGCCGGTAGTCTGGCTTCTGCTACCGCTGATACTTTGTCCTCTGAATTAGGCAGTGTATATGGAAAACGATTTTATAACTGTATTACCTTCAAAAGAGATCACAGAGGGTTAGACGGTGTTATTAGCCTGGAGGGTGTGTTAATTGGTGTCGTTGGTAGCGCTTTCATTGCAGTGGTTTATTGTACAGGCTATGGTTGGTCAGTGGCCGCATTGCTAATGGTAGTAGCAGCTGGAACAATTGGCAATCTTACCGACTCGGTTTTAGGTGCTACACTGGAACGAAAAGGCCTATTGCAAAACAATATGGTTAACTTTCTAAACACGCTGGCCGGTGCATTAGTAGCCTTAGCGTTATATACTATTTATATTAATTCCATTTAG
- a CDS encoding SDR family oxidoreductase, with product MEEVNQRTTDTSLQGKVIVITGASSGVGRATALALARKSASVVLAARRDTVLDEVAEECKTLGGKALVVPTDVTDGDAIKILAAAAEEWGGHIDVWVNNAGVLAAGPFEETPVDVHDQVIKTNLLGYIHGAHAVLPIFKQQGYGILVNNISVGGWFPTPYAVGYSASKFGLRGFSEALRGELHQWPQIHVCDLYPAFLDTPGIQHAGNYTGHPLRPAPPVYDPQKVAEAISRLVLHPRPSTVVGGMASFLRIAHGLFPALSRNITANTMEFYFKRADSIKNTDGNLFEPAEYGTSIHGGWRTPPTPRQKAFTNALLVAGLAVGLLWLGKRV from the coding sequence ATGGAAGAAGTTAACCAAAGAACAACGGATACCAGCTTACAGGGAAAAGTAATTGTTATTACAGGTGCCTCCAGCGGTGTTGGCAGAGCTACTGCTTTAGCCTTGGCGCGTAAAAGTGCCTCTGTAGTATTAGCTGCACGCCGCGATACCGTATTGGACGAGGTAGCTGAAGAATGTAAAACATTAGGTGGTAAAGCCTTGGTTGTACCGACAGATGTAACTGATGGAGATGCCATAAAAATATTAGCAGCAGCTGCCGAAGAATGGGGTGGCCATATAGATGTTTGGGTAAATAATGCAGGTGTGCTGGCGGCTGGTCCGTTTGAAGAAACGCCTGTTGATGTGCATGACCAGGTTATTAAAACCAACTTGCTGGGCTATATACATGGTGCACATGCCGTATTACCCATTTTTAAACAACAGGGTTATGGTATTCTAGTTAACAATATATCCGTAGGCGGCTGGTTTCCTACGCCCTATGCTGTTGGGTATAGTGCCAGTAAGTTTGGGCTCAGGGGCTTTTCAGAGGCCTTGCGCGGTGAGCTACACCAATGGCCACAGATTCATGTGTGCGATCTATATCCTGCGTTTTTGGATACACCAGGCATTCAGCATGCCGGTAATTATACGGGCCATCCTTTACGCCCAGCACCGCCTGTTTATGATCCACAAAAAGTAGCAGAAGCGATTAGCCGATTAGTCTTACATCCGCGACCATCAACAGTAGTGGGAGGAATGGCGAGCTTTTTAAGAATAGCCCATGGTCTATTTCCTGCCCTTTCCCGAAATATTACAGCAAACACTATGGAATTCTATTTTAAACGAGCGGACTCTATAAAGAACACAGATGGCAATCTCTTTGAACCAGCCGAATATGGCACCAGCATACATGGCGGCTGGCGTACCCCGCCCACTCCCCGCCAAAAGGCATTCACCAATGCATTGCTGGTAGCAGGCTTGGCAGTGGGATTATTATGGCTGGGCAAGCGTGTGTAA
- a CDS encoding aldo/keto reductase → MQYTTIGSSALKVSRIGYGCMSLKQEADAHALLQKAVAMGINYFDTADLYDKGANEEWVGAALKPKRQQVIIASKVGNIWRPDGSGWDWNPSKQHILKTVEESLKRLQTDYIDLYQLHGGTLQDPIDEAIEAFEQLVQQGKIRYYGISSIRPNVIREWVKRSNIVSVMTQYSLLDRRPEEANLPLLQEKGIGVLVRGGVAQGLLVNKPAAPYLNYTEEQVKKAADAVNALSGKERNAAQTAIQFVLEHPAVVAAVVGMRTDEQLEDAVQALNAPMLSGEERQQLLDILPPLTYQEHR, encoded by the coding sequence ATGCAGTACACAACTATTGGAAGCTCAGCATTAAAGGTTAGTAGAATTGGTTATGGTTGTATGTCGCTAAAGCAAGAAGCAGATGCTCATGCTTTATTGCAAAAGGCAGTAGCAATGGGTATTAATTATTTTGATACAGCCGACCTGTATGACAAAGGAGCCAATGAAGAGTGGGTAGGTGCTGCATTAAAACCTAAACGCCAGCAGGTAATTATTGCTTCCAAAGTAGGCAATATATGGCGGCCAGATGGTAGCGGCTGGGATTGGAACCCCAGCAAACAGCATATTCTAAAAACAGTAGAAGAGAGCTTGAAGCGTTTGCAAACCGATTATATCGACCTCTACCAATTACATGGTGGTACACTGCAAGACCCGATAGACGAAGCGATTGAAGCTTTTGAACAGCTGGTGCAACAAGGAAAGATCCGTTATTATGGCATCTCATCTATACGTCCGAATGTGATCAGAGAGTGGGTGAAGCGCTCAAACATAGTGAGTGTAATGACACAATATAGCCTTTTAGACAGGCGTCCAGAAGAGGCGAATTTGCCACTACTTCAGGAAAAAGGAATTGGGGTATTAGTGAGAGGAGGTGTAGCACAGGGTTTATTGGTAAACAAACCAGCAGCACCTTACTTAAACTACACGGAAGAGCAGGTTAAAAAAGCGGCAGATGCAGTGAACGCACTATCAGGTAAAGAGCGTAATGCCGCCCAAACTGCTATACAGTTTGTACTAGAGCATCCCGCTGTAGTGGCCGCTGTCGTTGGCATGCGCACAGATGAGCAATTAGAAGATGCGGTACAGGCATTGAATGCTCCGATGCTTTCTGGTGAAGAGCGACAGCAGCTACTGGATATATTGCCCCCGCTTACCTACCAAGAGCATCGATAA
- a CDS encoding cysteine-rich CWC family protein, which yields MKAKKCSKCQTIFTCSNPQPGCWCEGVRLTPETLEQLKASYEDCLCPACLKSFEQTNTEATSTVSA from the coding sequence ATGAAGGCAAAGAAATGTTCAAAATGCCAAACCATTTTTACCTGCAGTAATCCTCAACCTGGGTGCTGGTGTGAAGGGGTACGCCTGACACCTGAAACCTTGGAGCAATTGAAAGCATCTTATGAAGATTGTTTATGCCCTGCATGCTTAAAAAGCTTTGAACAAACCAATACAGAAGCAACATCAACAGTATCTGCTTAA
- a CDS encoding GNAT family N-acetyltransferase: protein MTSRLAQPSDFDFIYDIYMDEEANPQLTFDPMGREAFKTIYDGLLQTHTLYVAEEDGERVGTYRLIPKQYRQAHILYLGSFGVQPTDKGKGYGYRILEEIKQRSKEQGFLRLELTVEVNNDRAIHVYQKAGFEMEGRIRKSSRLDSTGDYYDEYLMAILL from the coding sequence ATGACTAGCAGATTGGCACAGCCGAGTGATTTTGACTTCATTTATGATATTTATATGGATGAAGAAGCCAATCCTCAACTCACATTTGACCCTATGGGGCGCGAGGCTTTCAAAACGATCTATGATGGTTTACTTCAAACCCATACACTTTATGTAGCAGAAGAAGATGGTGAAAGAGTAGGAACCTATCGCTTAATACCAAAACAATACCGCCAAGCACATATTCTTTATTTAGGCAGTTTTGGTGTTCAACCTACAGATAAGGGCAAAGGTTATGGTTATCGGATATTGGAAGAAATAAAGCAACGCAGTAAAGAGCAGGGTTTCTTACGGCTGGAATTGACTGTAGAAGTCAACAACGATAGAGCCATTCATGTATATCAAAAAGCAGGCTTTGAAATGGAGGGCCGTATACGCAAAAGCTCCCGGTTAGATTCTACCGGTGACTATTATGATGAATACCTGATGGCTATTTTATTATAG